The Kitasatospora sp. NBC_00374 genome has a segment encoding these proteins:
- a CDS encoding DUF3592 domain-containing protein produces the protein MEVPTAWAAGVVLTLFGSALLLWCAVELRLRHRLRRHGVRVTARVVADGDRHGVPHLEPYGDAFGELDSAPLLSYSVTGRPDGVPLRAVPDTERPAGAVLPGAAPPAGTVLARPRGHTPLRRPARLRPGTNVQIAYDARRPDRVVLAGADAAPALLSDLFWALLGTSALAGGLSLLGAAVLR, from the coding sequence GTGGAGGTTCCGACGGCATGGGCGGCGGGGGTCGTGCTCACCCTGTTCGGCAGCGCACTCCTGCTCTGGTGCGCCGTGGAACTGCGCCTTCGCCACCGCCTCCGTAGGCACGGTGTCCGGGTCACCGCACGGGTCGTGGCGGATGGCGACCGCCACGGCGTCCCGCACCTGGAACCCTACGGCGACGCCTTCGGCGAGCTGGACAGTGCACCGCTGCTGTCGTACTCGGTGACGGGCCGGCCCGACGGCGTGCCGCTGCGGGCCGTCCCCGACACCGAGCGGCCCGCCGGTGCCGTCCTGCCCGGTGCCGCGCCGCCTGCCGGAACCGTCCTGGCCCGGCCCCGCGGGCACACCCCGCTGCGCCGCCCGGCGCGGCTGCGGCCCGGGACGAACGTCCAGATCGCCTACGACGCGCGGCGGCCCGACCGGGTGGTGCTGGCCGGTGCGGACGCGGCTCCCGCCCTGCTCAGCGACCTGTTCTGGGCGCTGCTCGGCACCAGCGCCCTGGCCGGCGGGCTCAGCCTGCTCGGAGCCGCGGTCCTCCGCTGA
- a CDS encoding methyltransferase, with product MTSSPALDPARLAELREALLAASFTADGCLDLLGPTGYAALARSEAVPALRATRGGTPLETLVRLFLLQQPVPYAAGAAALPVEHCLADGWLRRDGDELRATVDVRPYANEVAGLDSADAWVVSDLGCAVGGAGGIGSGETAAGVVRKELVLGVGGASTTLANLTVRRPVGSALDLGSGSGVQALHAARHAQRVTATDLNPRALHFTRLTLALSGFADVEVVEGSLFEPVAGRKFDLIVSNPPFVISPGSRFVYRDGGMAGDELCRTLVRNAVTHLEPGGYCHLLANWQHVKGEDWHDRLAGWVAGTGLDAWVVQRQVQDIAEYAELWLRDGGDHRGPGSDYQDRYAQWLDAFEAAEVEGIGFGWITLRAGGAADPAVRIEEWPHPVEQPLGPHIDRWFARQDFLRTHDDAALLAAKYVLADEVVQEQVGAPGADDPEHVILRHNRGMRRATKVDTVGAGFVGVCDGTLAAGEIIDAIAQLLGEERVVLRDRVPESLRMLTEQGFIEPVTG from the coding sequence GTGACCAGTAGCCCCGCTCTTGACCCCGCCCGCCTCGCCGAACTCCGCGAGGCGCTGCTCGCCGCTTCCTTCACCGCCGACGGCTGCCTGGACCTGCTCGGGCCCACCGGCTACGCGGCACTGGCCCGCAGCGAGGCGGTGCCCGCCCTCCGGGCGACCCGTGGCGGCACGCCGCTGGAGACGCTGGTGCGCCTGTTCCTGCTGCAGCAGCCCGTGCCGTACGCCGCCGGCGCCGCGGCGCTTCCGGTGGAGCACTGCCTGGCCGACGGCTGGCTGCGGCGGGACGGCGACGAGCTGCGGGCCACCGTCGACGTGCGCCCCTACGCCAACGAGGTGGCCGGGCTGGACAGCGCGGACGCCTGGGTGGTGTCCGACCTGGGCTGCGCCGTCGGCGGCGCCGGCGGGATCGGCTCCGGGGAGACGGCCGCCGGGGTGGTGCGCAAGGAGTTGGTGCTCGGCGTGGGCGGAGCCTCCACCACGCTGGCCAATCTGACCGTCCGTCGGCCGGTCGGGTCGGCGCTGGACCTCGGTTCCGGCTCCGGTGTGCAGGCGCTGCACGCGGCTCGCCACGCCCAGCGGGTCACTGCCACCGACCTCAACCCGCGTGCCCTGCACTTCACCCGGCTGACCCTGGCGCTCTCCGGTTTCGCGGACGTCGAGGTCGTCGAGGGCAGCCTGTTCGAGCCGGTGGCCGGGCGGAAGTTCGACCTGATCGTCTCCAACCCGCCGTTCGTGATCTCGCCCGGGAGCCGGTTCGTCTACCGCGACGGCGGCATGGCCGGGGACGAGCTCTGCCGCACCCTGGTCCGCAACGCCGTGACCCACCTGGAGCCAGGCGGCTACTGCCACCTGCTGGCGAACTGGCAGCACGTCAAGGGCGAGGACTGGCACGACCGGCTGGCCGGCTGGGTGGCCGGGACGGGGCTGGACGCCTGGGTGGTGCAGCGTCAGGTTCAGGACATCGCCGAGTACGCGGAGCTCTGGCTGCGCGACGGCGGGGACCACCGCGGACCCGGCTCCGACTACCAGGACCGCTACGCCCAGTGGCTGGACGCGTTCGAGGCGGCCGAGGTCGAGGGTATCGGTTTCGGCTGGATCACCCTGCGGGCCGGTGGGGCCGCCGATCCGGCCGTACGGATCGAGGAGTGGCCGCACCCGGTCGAGCAGCCGCTCGGCCCGCACATCGACCGCTGGTTCGCCCGGCAGGACTTCCTGCGGACGCACGACGACGCCGCGCTGCTGGCGGCCAAGTACGTGCTGGCCGACGAGGTGGTCCAGGAGCAGGTGGGCGCACCGGGGGCGGACGACCCCGAGCATGTGATCCTCCGTCACAACCGGGGCATGCGCAGGGCGACCAAGGTGGACACGGTCGGCGCCGGGTTCGTGGGCGTCTGCGACGGGACCCTGGCGGCCGGCGAGATCATCGATGCGATCGCGCAACTGCTCGGCGAGGAGCGGGTGGTGCTGCGGGACCGGGTGCCGGAGTCGCTGCGGATGCTGACCGAGCAGGGCTTCATCGAGCCGGTCACCGGCTGA
- a CDS encoding small secreted protein, giving the protein MNKRLLAASALGVVLALGAAACSDDNTAQLGTWAKGVCDAAQAPIAQSRTALADTAVVQPEEAPADLQKRLSADLAALGKTNQELADAIDKAGAPKVDDGATVQQNAVGELKQAAQGYQDAQKKLDGLSNADRAKFADGLRSVGDQVQRLSRLSTQAMNRLQSGELGDALKKQPGCKAATPDAAPGTGTTGTGAPGASSAPAGSGSPAPQGTDSAPAPAGSSNATPASSAPASSAAPASPTASAS; this is encoded by the coding sequence GTGAACAAGCGACTGCTGGCCGCGTCCGCACTCGGGGTGGTTCTCGCGCTCGGCGCGGCCGCGTGCAGCGATGACAACACCGCCCAGCTGGGCACATGGGCCAAGGGCGTGTGTGATGCGGCCCAGGCGCCGATCGCGCAGTCCCGGACCGCCCTCGCGGACACCGCCGTGGTGCAGCCCGAGGAGGCACCGGCCGATCTCCAGAAGCGGCTCTCCGCGGACCTGGCCGCACTCGGGAAGACCAACCAGGAGCTGGCGGACGCCATCGACAAGGCCGGCGCGCCGAAGGTCGACGACGGCGCGACGGTCCAGCAGAACGCGGTCGGTGAGCTGAAGCAGGCCGCCCAGGGCTACCAGGACGCACAGAAGAAGCTCGACGGGCTGTCCAACGCCGACCGGGCGAAGTTCGCGGACGGTCTGCGCAGCGTCGGGGACCAGGTGCAGCGGCTCTCCCGGCTCTCCACCCAGGCGATGAACCGCCTGCAGAGCGGCGAGCTGGGCGACGCGCTCAAGAAGCAGCCGGGGTGCAAGGCCGCGACCCCCGACGCCGCCCCCGGCACCGGGACGACGGGTACCGGCGCGCCAGGGGCCTCTTCGGCGCCCGCCGGTTCCGGCTCGCCCGCACCGCAGGGCACTGACTCCGCGCCCGCTCCCGCCGGGTCGTCCAACGCCACCCCGGCCTCCTCCGCGCCCGCATCGTCGGCGGCCCCCGCCTCCCCGACCGCGTCCGCGAGCTGA
- a CDS encoding cyclophilin-like fold protein: protein MRIRILWPAGQATALMRATPTSEALWAALPMSSSANTWGEEVYFGTPVSVTTEADAQQVVEPGTVAFWTDGDSLALPYGPTPISRGGECRLAGPCNVLGELEGDAQILRTVRNGDPIRVERA from the coding sequence ATGCGGATACGCATTCTCTGGCCTGCCGGGCAGGCCACCGCGCTGATGCGCGCGACCCCCACCTCGGAGGCCCTCTGGGCCGCCCTGCCGATGAGTTCCTCGGCGAACACCTGGGGTGAGGAGGTCTACTTCGGCACCCCCGTCAGCGTCACCACGGAGGCTGACGCCCAGCAGGTCGTCGAGCCGGGCACGGTGGCGTTCTGGACCGACGGGGACAGTCTGGCGCTCCCGTACGGGCCCACGCCGATCTCGCGCGGCGGCGAGTGCCGGCTGGCCGGCCCGTGCAACGTCCTCGGGGAGCTGGAGGGCGATGCCCAGATCCTGCGGACCGTGCGCAACGGTGACCCGATCCGGGTCGAGCGGGCCTGA
- a CDS encoding ATP-binding protein: MATVELRFSALPEHVRTARLVAAAVARRVGVDESVLDEVRLAVGEACSRAVGLHQRGGVEGTVRVALTELEKRFLIEVEDEAGPIGPTSDGAQPEAGEDDLGLAVITGLVEDVEVGNGAEGGLIRMSWPIANVSVEA, translated from the coding sequence ATGGCAACCGTCGAACTTCGATTCAGCGCGCTCCCCGAGCACGTGCGCACGGCCCGCCTGGTGGCGGCTGCCGTGGCGAGACGCGTCGGGGTCGACGAGTCGGTTCTGGACGAGGTCCGCCTCGCGGTGGGTGAGGCCTGCTCGCGTGCGGTCGGTCTGCACCAGCGCGGTGGCGTCGAGGGGACGGTCCGGGTCGCGTTGACCGAGCTGGAGAAGCGTTTCCTCATCGAGGTCGAGGACGAGGCCGGCCCGATCGGTCCGACATCCGACGGCGCGCAGCCGGAAGCCGGTGAGGACGATCTCGGCCTCGCAGTGATCACCGGGCTCGTCGAGGACGTCGAGGTGGGGAACGGCGCCGAGGGCGGCCTGATTCGGATGAGTTGGCCGATCGCCAACGTCTCGGTCGAGGCCTGA
- the bldG gene encoding anti-sigma factor antagonist BldG, whose translation MDLSLSTRTVGDRTVVEVGGEIDVYTAPKLREQLVELVNDGSYHLVVDMEGVDFLDSTGLGVLVGGLKRVRAHEGSLRLVCNQERILKIFRITGLTKVFPIHTSVDEAVSATD comes from the coding sequence GTGGACCTGTCCCTGTCGACCCGTACAGTCGGCGATCGCACGGTCGTCGAGGTTGGCGGCGAGATCGATGTGTACACCGCCCCGAAGCTGCGTGAGCAGCTGGTCGAGCTCGTCAACGACGGCAGTTACCACTTGGTCGTCGACATGGAGGGCGTTGACTTCCTGGACTCGACCGGTCTCGGCGTGCTGGTCGGTGGCCTCAAGCGGGTCCGGGCGCATGAGGGCTCGCTCCGCCTGGTGTGCAACCAGGAGCGCATCCTGAAGATCTTCCGGATCACCGGTCTCACCAAGGTGTTCCCGATCCACACCTCGGTGGACGAGGCTGTCTCGGCGACCGACTGA
- a CDS encoding DEAD/DEAH box helicase, whose protein sequence is MPPRQHQPEALLATLSTDRGRSDRLTHTEHLPARAARYAPWPEGIRTEVVEAAAALGVTEPWAHQAEAMRLAASGQTVVIATGTASGKSLGYLAPVLSDLLDGTEAPNGRGATALYLAPTKALAADQRRRAAELVPGRVRVALYDGDTPGEEREWVRQYASYVLTNPDMLHRSILPAHPRWASFLKALSYVVIDECHSYRGVFGSHVAQVLRRLRRLCARYGSTPTFLLASATTAEPAATAQRLTGLPAVAVTDDASPRGPLVFGLWEPPLTENVGEHGAPVRRTATAEAGYLLTELVESGTRTVVFVRSRRGAELVALQAQDQLGSPLAGRVAAYRGGYLAEERRAIERDLQSGRLLGLASTSALELGVDVSGLDAVLMAGYPGTRASLWQQAGRAGREAQGALAVLIARDDPLDTYLVHHPEALFATPVEATVLDPDNPHVLAPHLCAAAAELPLTEPDLALFGPSTGPLLPVLEQRGLLRRRGDGSWYWTRRERAVDRVDLRGSGGSPVQIVEAPTGRLLGTVDAAAAHTTVHTGAVHLHQGRTYLVRDLDLETSVALVEQADPPYTTAARDITSISVLSTDTTEPWGEARLSFGSVEVVNQVVGYLRKRIATGEILGESKLDLPPRTLRTRAVWWSVTEDQLLDADIPIDQLPGAAHAAEHASIGLLPLFATCDRWDIGGVSVPLHPDTGLPTVFVYDGHSGGAGFAERGFRRAVEWLTATRDAISACECERGCPSCVQSPKCGNGNDPLDKAAAVRLLGILLAGAPRPPAAERGDRSDTLPPGVGRPGD, encoded by the coding sequence ATGCCGCCCCGTCAACACCAGCCCGAGGCTCTGCTCGCGACCCTGTCCACCGACCGGGGCCGGTCGGACCGCCTCACCCATACGGAGCATCTGCCCGCCCGCGCCGCCCGTTACGCACCCTGGCCTGAGGGAATCCGAACCGAGGTGGTGGAGGCTGCCGCGGCACTCGGGGTGACCGAGCCGTGGGCCCACCAGGCAGAGGCGATGCGACTGGCCGCATCGGGACAGACGGTGGTGATCGCCACCGGCACCGCCTCGGGCAAGTCGCTCGGTTATCTGGCGCCCGTGCTCAGCGATTTGCTGGACGGCACCGAGGCCCCCAACGGCCGCGGCGCAACGGCGCTCTACCTGGCCCCGACCAAGGCCCTGGCCGCCGACCAGCGACGGCGGGCCGCCGAACTGGTGCCCGGCCGGGTGCGGGTCGCGCTCTACGACGGCGACACTCCGGGAGAGGAACGCGAGTGGGTCCGCCAGTACGCCTCGTACGTGCTGACCAATCCGGACATGCTGCACCGGAGCATCCTGCCTGCCCATCCCCGCTGGGCCTCCTTCCTCAAGGCGCTCTCGTACGTGGTCATCGACGAGTGCCACAGCTATCGCGGTGTCTTCGGCTCCCATGTCGCCCAGGTGCTCCGGCGGCTGCGGCGCCTGTGCGCCCGCTACGGCTCCACCCCGACCTTCCTGCTCGCCTCGGCCACCACCGCCGAACCCGCCGCCACGGCGCAGCGGCTGACCGGGCTGCCCGCGGTCGCCGTGACCGACGACGCCTCTCCCCGCGGGCCGCTGGTCTTCGGCCTCTGGGAGCCACCGCTGACGGAGAACGTCGGCGAGCACGGCGCCCCGGTCCGCCGCACCGCCACCGCGGAGGCCGGGTACCTGCTGACCGAGCTGGTCGAGAGCGGCACGCGGACGGTCGTCTTCGTGCGTTCCCGACGGGGCGCGGAGCTGGTCGCCCTGCAGGCCCAGGACCAGCTCGGCAGCCCTCTGGCCGGTCGGGTCGCCGCCTACCGGGGCGGCTACCTCGCCGAGGAGCGCAGGGCCATCGAGCGCGACCTGCAGTCCGGTCGGCTGCTCGGGCTGGCGTCCACCTCCGCGCTGGAACTCGGTGTGGACGTGTCGGGCCTGGACGCCGTCCTGATGGCGGGCTACCCGGGTACCCGGGCCTCGTTGTGGCAGCAGGCCGGACGGGCGGGTCGCGAGGCACAGGGCGCGCTGGCCGTGCTGATCGCCCGAGACGACCCGCTGGACACGTACCTGGTGCACCATCCGGAGGCACTCTTCGCGACCCCGGTCGAGGCCACCGTGCTGGACCCGGACAACCCACACGTCCTGGCCCCGCACCTGTGCGCCGCCGCCGCCGAGCTCCCGCTGACCGAACCGGACCTCGCGTTGTTCGGGCCGTCCACCGGACCGTTGCTGCCCGTGCTGGAACAGCGCGGGCTGCTGCGGCGGCGCGGCGACGGCTCCTGGTACTGGACCCGCCGCGAGCGCGCCGTCGACCGGGTGGACCTGCGGGGCAGTGGGGGCAGCCCGGTGCAGATCGTGGAGGCACCGACCGGCCGGCTGCTCGGCACCGTGGACGCCGCAGCCGCACACACCACCGTCCACACCGGCGCCGTCCACCTGCACCAGGGCCGCACCTACCTCGTCCGCGACCTGGACCTGGAGACCTCCGTCGCCCTGGTCGAGCAGGCCGACCCGCCCTACACCACGGCGGCCCGCGACATCACCTCCATCTCCGTCCTGTCCACCGACACCACCGAGCCCTGGGGGGAGGCCCGGCTCAGTTTCGGGTCGGTGGAGGTGGTCAACCAAGTGGTCGGGTACCTGCGCAAGCGGATCGCCACCGGGGAGATCCTGGGCGAGAGCAAGCTCGACCTCCCGCCCCGGACACTGCGCACCCGGGCGGTCTGGTGGTCGGTCACCGAGGACCAGCTGCTGGACGCCGACATCCCGATCGACCAGCTGCCCGGCGCTGCCCACGCGGCCGAGCACGCCTCGATCGGCCTGCTTCCGCTCTTCGCCACCTGCGACCGGTGGGACATCGGTGGGGTGTCGGTACCGCTCCACCCCGACACCGGCCTGCCGACGGTCTTCGTGTACGACGGCCACTCCGGCGGAGCCGGCTTCGCCGAGCGCGGGTTCCGGCGCGCCGTGGAGTGGCTGACCGCGACCCGGGACGCCATCTCCGCCTGCGAGTGCGAGCGCGGCTGCCCGTCCTGCGTGCAGTCACCGAAGTGCGGCAACGGCAACGACCCGTTGGACAAGGCCGCAGCCGTGAGGCTGCTCGGGATCCTGCTGGCCGGGGCTCCGCGTCCGCCCGCCGCGGAGCGCGGTGACCGATCGGACACCCTTCCGCCGGGTGTGGGTCGGCCGGGCGACTGA
- a CDS encoding TadE family type IV pilus minor pilin — protein sequence MRCDRSTWKHRIRKRAAKGDAGFVTAETAVALPALVLLTAMLLWGVVAAAGQIRCVDAARVAARAAARGDPDAAALARAAAPAGASVELVQDSRTVSVTVEAPCPGPGSLGAALSVRLRATAVAAREDVLGTSDEGGGLWPS from the coding sequence ATGCGGTGTGACCGGAGCACGTGGAAGCACCGGATCCGCAAGCGTGCGGCCAAGGGCGACGCCGGGTTCGTGACGGCCGAGACCGCGGTGGCCCTGCCGGCCCTGGTACTACTCACCGCGATGCTCCTCTGGGGCGTGGTGGCCGCGGCCGGCCAGATCCGCTGTGTGGACGCCGCCCGGGTGGCTGCCCGGGCGGCGGCCCGAGGGGATCCCGATGCGGCAGCGCTCGCCCGCGCCGCGGCGCCTGCCGGCGCCTCCGTCGAGCTCGTCCAGGACAGCCGGACGGTCAGCGTGACGGTAGAGGCACCGTGCCCGGGGCCCGGGAGTCTCGGCGCGGCGCTCTCCGTCCGGCTGCGGGCGACGGCGGTGGCGGCCCGCGAGGACGTGCTCGGCACATCGGACGAGGGAGGTGGCCTGTGGCCGTCCTGA
- a CDS encoding DUF4244 domain-containing protein: MRARVRRLRGGGRDAGMTTAEYAIGTVAACAFAAILYRVVTSGTVTDALSGVLDRALHAV; this comes from the coding sequence CTGCGTGCCAGGGTGCGAAGGCTGCGAGGTGGCGGCCGGGATGCGGGCATGACCACGGCCGAGTACGCCATCGGGACGGTCGCTGCCTGTGCCTTCGCGGCGATCCTCTACCGGGTGGTGACCAGCGGGACTGTCACCGATGCCCTGTCGGGAGTGCTGGACCGGGCGCTCCATGCGGTGTGA
- a CDS encoding type II secretion system F family protein → MPPPDRLVPLVAALVAPVVFGLSVGVPVGVMTGVALWRWMPRARSPAARRAAREQDRLVRQLPLTADLLAACLGSCPAPDQAVAAVARSVDAPMSSRLEAVVAQLSLGASPEAGWGQLAVDCPPLAPLARCLVRTSLSGAPPVEALSGLAHAHRAAASRAAHTRARRAGVLATAPLGACFLPAFVLIGVVPVVIGLTAHFTQRL, encoded by the coding sequence ATGCCCCCGCCCGACCGGCTGGTGCCCCTGGTCGCCGCGCTCGTCGCGCCGGTGGTGTTCGGGCTCTCGGTCGGCGTCCCGGTCGGCGTGATGACGGGTGTCGCGCTCTGGCGGTGGATGCCCAGGGCGCGGTCGCCGGCCGCGCGTCGGGCCGCGCGCGAGCAGGACAGGCTGGTCCGGCAACTCCCGTTGACAGCAGATCTCCTGGCGGCCTGCCTGGGATCCTGCCCCGCGCCGGACCAGGCCGTCGCAGCGGTGGCCCGAAGCGTGGACGCGCCCATGAGCTCGCGGCTGGAAGCCGTGGTGGCCCAGCTCTCCCTGGGCGCTTCCCCGGAGGCCGGCTGGGGGCAGCTCGCAGTCGACTGTCCGCCACTCGCCCCGCTGGCCCGATGCCTCGTCCGAACCAGCCTCAGCGGCGCCCCGCCGGTCGAGGCTCTCAGCGGCCTTGCGCACGCCCATCGGGCGGCGGCGAGCCGCGCGGCTCACACCAGGGCGCGCCGGGCCGGTGTGCTGGCGACCGCACCGCTGGGCGCCTGCTTCCTGCCGGCCTTCGTCCTCATCGGCGTCGTACCCGTGGTGATCGGGCTGACTGCGCACTTCACCCAGCGGCTGTGA
- a CDS encoding type II secretion system F family protein, which translates to MGLALGELTDSVVPVLGALAGVRPLYRWRRRRNTVAQARRRAAAVIELCVGLSAELRSGATAEQALNVVISRSGPHLWQTLGAEPTARLTAARYGADVPAALRLAAELPGGRGAAAVAACWQVTTASGTSLAAGLDQVADALRAERALAEEIAGELAGPRTTAVMLAALPLVGTLLGLALGAQPVRILLHTPAGLGCLLGGVLLEAAGLWWTSRIVRAAEDLPDLPEVPEVRGRRAGEKQRHQALACGLSRTRAAALGVGT; encoded by the coding sequence GTGGGCCTGGCCCTCGGGGAGCTCACCGACTCCGTCGTGCCGGTGCTGGGGGCCCTCGCAGGCGTCCGGCCGCTGTACCGGTGGCGTCGCCGCCGAAATACGGTGGCGCAGGCCCGCCGTCGGGCCGCGGCAGTGATCGAGCTCTGCGTGGGGCTGTCCGCAGAACTGCGCAGCGGCGCGACGGCTGAGCAGGCACTGAACGTGGTGATCTCACGGTCAGGGCCGCACCTGTGGCAAACGCTCGGGGCGGAGCCCACGGCGCGGCTCACGGCGGCCCGGTACGGGGCGGACGTTCCCGCCGCCCTGCGACTCGCGGCCGAGCTGCCCGGCGGGCGGGGTGCTGCCGCCGTCGCCGCCTGTTGGCAGGTCACCACCGCGAGCGGGACGAGCCTGGCGGCAGGGCTGGACCAGGTGGCGGACGCGCTCCGCGCAGAGCGCGCGCTGGCTGAGGAGATCGCAGGCGAGCTCGCGGGCCCGCGGACCACGGCCGTGATGCTCGCCGCACTGCCGCTGGTCGGGACGCTGCTCGGGCTCGCGCTCGGCGCGCAGCCCGTACGGATCCTCCTGCACACCCCGGCAGGCCTGGGGTGCCTGCTGGGCGGGGTGCTGCTGGAGGCGGCGGGTCTGTGGTGGACCTCGCGCATCGTGCGGGCTGCGGAGGACCTGCCGGACCTGCCGGAGGTGCCGGAGGTGCGAGGCCGTCGCGCAGGGGAGAAACAGCGGCACCAGGCGCTCGCATGCGGGCTCTCACGCACCCGTGCGGCGGCGTTGGGAGTGGGCACGTGA
- a CDS encoding TadA family conjugal transfer-associated ATPase gives MIGPGVPRAAHGGDPGQQADRAAALVDAVRLRLAETGSPPTAGSVAAALRSARPPLGGGDVLDAVRVLRAEMVGAGPLDPLLSQPEVTDVLVNAPDEVWVDRGAGLERAPNVRFPDAESVRRLAHRLASAAGRRLDDARPWVDARMPDGTRLHAVIPPIATGCTHISLRTSRPQPFSLDELVDRGSLPPAGAQLLTHVVRARLSMLVSGGTGTGKTTLLAALLGLVAPCERIVLAEDSSELRPDHPHVVRLQGRPPNQEGLGELTLRDLVRQALRMRPDRVVVGEVRGAEVVDLLAALNTGHEGGCGTLHANSADDVPVRLEALGSLAGLDRPSLHSQVRAALDVIVHLVRDAATGRRRVSALHILASDGQGLARTIPAVSFGADGSCRSGPGWDGLRQRCEARGVELPRRL, from the coding sequence GTGATCGGGCCCGGCGTGCCGCGCGCCGCCCACGGCGGTGACCCCGGGCAGCAGGCGGACCGGGCGGCCGCACTGGTCGATGCCGTGCGGCTCCGACTCGCCGAGACCGGATCCCCGCCGACGGCCGGCTCGGTGGCCGCAGCCCTCCGCTCGGCGCGGCCACCGCTCGGTGGTGGCGATGTCCTCGACGCAGTCCGGGTGTTGCGCGCCGAAATGGTCGGCGCGGGACCACTCGATCCGCTGCTTTCGCAGCCCGAGGTGACGGACGTGCTGGTGAACGCGCCCGACGAGGTGTGGGTCGACCGTGGAGCGGGCCTGGAACGCGCGCCCAACGTCCGCTTCCCGGACGCCGAGTCCGTCCGGCGGCTTGCTCACCGACTCGCCTCGGCGGCCGGCAGACGACTTGACGATGCCCGGCCGTGGGTCGACGCCAGAATGCCGGACGGCACGAGGCTGCACGCCGTGATCCCGCCGATCGCCACCGGCTGCACTCACATCTCGCTCCGTACCAGCCGTCCCCAGCCCTTCAGCCTGGACGAGTTGGTGGATCGGGGCTCGTTGCCGCCGGCCGGTGCGCAACTGCTCACCCACGTCGTACGAGCCAGGCTCTCCATGCTCGTCAGCGGCGGGACCGGTACCGGCAAGACCACGCTGCTCGCAGCCCTCCTCGGGCTGGTCGCCCCCTGTGAGCGGATCGTCCTGGCCGAGGACTCCTCCGAGCTCAGGCCCGATCACCCGCATGTGGTCCGGCTGCAGGGCCGTCCGCCGAACCAGGAGGGGTTGGGCGAGCTCACCCTGCGGGACCTGGTGAGGCAGGCCCTGCGGATGCGTCCCGACCGCGTGGTCGTCGGGGAGGTGCGCGGCGCGGAGGTGGTGGACCTGCTCGCCGCACTGAACACCGGACACGAGGGAGGCTGCGGCACGCTCCACGCGAACTCCGCCGATGACGTTCCGGTCCGGTTGGAGGCGCTCGGCTCGTTGGCCGGCCTGGACCGCCCGTCGCTGCACAGTCAGGTGCGCGCAGCCCTGGACGTCATCGTCCACCTGGTCCGTGACGCGGCGACAGGCCGGCGGCGGGTCTCTGCCCTGCACATCCTCGCCAGCGACGGTCAGGGGCTGGCCAGGACCATCCCCGCAGTGTCCTTCGGGGCCGACGGCAGCTGCCGGTCGGGGCCCGGGTGGGACGGGCTGCGGCAGCGCTGCGAGGCCCGTGGCGTCGAACTGCCGAGGAGGCTGTGA